In the genome of Porphyrobacter sp. ULC335, one region contains:
- a CDS encoding glycosyltransferase, which produces MRRIAFLLPDLGGGGAERLSLTLASELARAGYGAEFVLMETKGELLDEARASFPVHDLGCSKARLLLPVLARFLRQAQPDGLIAAMWPLTAIAPVAARMAGLRGRVLVSEHVFLSQQYKDWGRMHGLALRASATAGYRLASARVGVSRGACEDMAALSGMPIDKFSTIYNPIPPATQPSVDALSAAKALWGDGGPRVLSVGNLKSQKNHALLLRAFAALPQSNARLMLVGHGDNQATLNALAGELGIADRVIFAGFHSDPAPFYATADLFALSSDYEGFGNVIVEALSFGLPVVSTDCPSGPAEILQDGRYGRLVPVGDAPAFTQAMKDALDAPVDREAQVRRAQDFAPEIAARRYLELLAL; this is translated from the coding sequence ATGCGCAGAATTGCTTTCCTGCTTCCAGATCTGGGCGGTGGCGGCGCCGAGCGGCTCAGCCTCACCCTCGCGAGCGAACTCGCGCGTGCCGGATATGGTGCCGAATTCGTTCTGATGGAGACAAAGGGAGAGCTGCTGGACGAGGCCCGGGCATCCTTCCCCGTGCATGATCTCGGCTGCTCCAAGGCACGCCTGCTGCTGCCAGTCCTTGCCCGTTTCCTGCGACAAGCCCAGCCCGATGGCCTGATTGCGGCGATGTGGCCGTTGACGGCGATCGCCCCCGTCGCGGCACGCATGGCCGGTCTGCGCGGCAGGGTGCTGGTCAGCGAGCACGTATTTCTGTCGCAGCAATACAAGGACTGGGGCCGAATGCACGGTCTGGCGCTGCGCGCGTCGGCCACCGCCGGCTACCGCCTCGCTTCGGCGCGGGTCGGCGTATCGCGCGGGGCTTGCGAGGACATGGCGGCTTTATCGGGCATGCCGATCGACAAGTTCAGCACGATCTACAATCCGATTCCCCCCGCAACCCAGCCATCGGTCGACGCGCTAAGCGCCGCCAAGGCCCTGTGGGGGGATGGCGGCCCGCGCGTCCTTTCGGTCGGCAATCTGAAATCGCAAAAGAACCACGCCCTGCTTCTGCGCGCCTTCGCTGCTTTACCGCAAAGCAATGCCCGGCTGATGCTGGTGGGGCATGGCGACAATCAGGCCACCTTGAACGCGCTCGCCGGCGAGCTGGGGATCGCTGACCGGGTCATCTTCGCAGGCTTCCATTCCGATCCGGCACCGTTTTACGCCACGGCTGATCTGTTCGCCTTGTCCTCGGACTACGAAGGCTTCGGCAATGTCATTGTCGAGGCGCTGTCCTTCGGCTTGCCGGTGGTATCGACTGACTGCCCGTCGGGGCCTGCCGAGATCCTTCAGGACGGGCGGTATGGTCGGCTGGTCCCGGTCGGGGATGCGCCCGCGTTCACGCAGGCGATGAAAGATGCGCTGGACGCACCCGTGGACCGCGAGGCCCAGGTCCGCCGCGCGCAGGACTTCGCGCCCGAAATCGCGGCGCGCCGGTATCTTGAGCTGCTGGCGCTATGA
- the tviB gene encoding Vi polysaccharide biosynthesis UDP-N-acetylglucosamine C-6 dehydrogenase TviB — protein MTDASTPMIAVIGLGYVGLPLAAEFGKHRPVIGFDISAERIADLAAGHDVTCEVSSDELAQARHLSLTTNPADLAAASIFIVTVPTPIDAHKRPDLTPLLKATETVGRALKRGDIVIYESTVYPGATEEDCVPLLEKVSGLTFNTDFFCGYSPERINPGDKAHRLTTILKVTSGSTPAVADTVDALYASIITAGTYKAESIRVAEAAKVIENTQRDLNIALVNELAIIFNRMDIDTEAVLKAAGTKWNFLPFRPGLVGGHCIGVDPYYLTHKAEALGYHPDVILAGRRINDGMGAYVAQQMVKAMLKRRIHVGGARILVLGLTFKEDCPDLRNTRVVDVIGELRDYGAIVDIHDPLSDPVEARREYGLDLIAEPLTGIYDGVVLAVAHETFRKAGAAAIRAYGAEQSVFFDLKSVFDRDESDLRI, from the coding sequence ATGACTGACGCTTCCACGCCCATGATCGCCGTCATCGGCCTTGGCTATGTCGGCCTGCCGCTGGCAGCCGAATTCGGCAAGCACCGGCCTGTCATCGGCTTTGACATCAGCGCCGAGCGGATTGCCGATCTCGCTGCTGGCCACGATGTGACCTGCGAAGTTTCGTCGGACGAACTCGCGCAGGCCCGGCATCTCAGCCTGACCACCAACCCGGCCGATCTGGCCGCGGCGTCGATCTTTATCGTAACGGTGCCGACCCCGATCGATGCGCACAAGCGGCCCGACCTGACCCCCCTTCTCAAGGCAACCGAGACAGTGGGCCGCGCGCTCAAGCGGGGCGATATCGTGATCTACGAATCCACCGTCTATCCCGGCGCGACGGAAGAAGACTGCGTCCCTCTGCTAGAGAAGGTGTCCGGCCTTACCTTCAACACCGATTTCTTCTGCGGATACAGCCCGGAACGCATCAATCCGGGCGACAAGGCCCACCGCCTGACCACCATCCTCAAGGTGACTTCGGGCTCTACCCCCGCAGTCGCCGATACGGTCGATGCGCTTTATGCCAGCATCATCACCGCCGGCACCTACAAGGCGGAGAGCATCCGCGTGGCCGAGGCAGCCAAGGTGATCGAGAACACGCAGCGCGATCTCAACATCGCGCTCGTCAACGAGCTTGCGATCATCTTCAACCGCATGGACATCGATACCGAAGCGGTGCTGAAGGCTGCGGGGACCAAGTGGAACTTCCTGCCCTTCCGCCCCGGTCTGGTCGGCGGGCACTGCATCGGCGTCGATCCCTATTACCTGACCCACAAGGCAGAGGCGCTCGGCTATCACCCCGACGTGATCCTTGCCGGGCGGCGGATCAATGACGGCATGGGCGCCTATGTCGCGCAGCAGATGGTCAAGGCCATGCTCAAGCGGCGCATCCATGTCGGCGGCGCGCGCATTCTGGTGCTCGGCCTCACCTTCAAGGAAGATTGCCCCGATCTGCGCAACACCCGCGTGGTCGATGTGATCGGGGAGCTGCGCGATTACGGCGCGATCGTCGATATCCACGACCCGCTTTCAGACCCGGTAGAGGCGCGGCGCGAATACGGGCTAGACCTGATCGCCGAACCCCTCACAGGCATCTATGACGGCGTTGTGCTTGCGGTGGCGCATGAGACCTTTCGCAAGGCCGGCGCGGCTGCGATCAGGGCCTACGGGGCTGAACAGAGCGTCTTCTTTGACCTGAAAAGCGTCTTCGATCGCGACGAGAGTGATTTGAGGATCTGA
- a CDS encoding glycosyltransferase family 4 protein, with amino-acid sequence MTVNAAWNIWNFRKSLVEALLADGHRVTVLAPPDETAAKLAALGCDVRPLAMSVKGLNPLEDLRLERRFAKALRDHAPDVVLSYTIKNNIFGAPAARAAGVPFVPNVTGLGTAFLSGRVLEQVSVQLYRRAFGPLPQVFFQNADDRDLFVNYRIVREEQTRLLPGSGIDLVQFAPVPMPDAADPPVFLMIARLLRDKGVIEFVEAARIIKAHNPAARFQLLGALGSENRTAIDAAMVEGWVNEGIVEYLGTTDDVRPFIAAASCVVLPSYREGAPRTLIEAAAMARPVIATDVPGCRAVLERDVSGFLCEARSSASLAEALGRFLALTPDARAAMGRAGHDKMAREFDQALVIQAYRETIAALTRRRSV; translated from the coding sequence ATGACAGTGAACGCGGCGTGGAACATCTGGAATTTCCGCAAGTCGCTGGTCGAGGCGCTGCTCGCCGATGGCCACCGCGTCACAGTGCTTGCCCCGCCGGATGAGACAGCTGCGAAACTCGCGGCGCTGGGCTGTGATGTGCGCCCGCTGGCGATGAGCGTGAAAGGGCTTAATCCTCTCGAGGATCTCCGGCTCGAACGCCGCTTCGCCAAGGCCTTGCGTGACCACGCGCCCGACGTCGTGCTGAGCTACACGATCAAGAACAACATTTTCGGCGCGCCCGCGGCAAGGGCTGCGGGCGTGCCATTTGTGCCCAATGTCACCGGTCTCGGCACCGCATTCCTCTCCGGGCGGGTCCTCGAACAGGTTTCGGTGCAGCTCTACCGGCGCGCCTTTGGGCCGTTGCCTCAGGTGTTTTTCCAGAACGCCGACGACCGCGATCTGTTTGTGAATTACAGGATTGTTCGCGAGGAGCAGACCCGGCTCCTGCCCGGATCGGGCATCGATCTTGTTCAGTTTGCGCCTGTCCCCATGCCCGATGCTGCCGATCCGCCCGTTTTCCTGATGATCGCGCGCCTGTTGCGCGACAAGGGGGTGATCGAATTCGTTGAGGCGGCGCGGATCATCAAGGCGCATAATCCGGCGGCACGCTTTCAGTTGCTGGGCGCGCTTGGCTCGGAAAATCGCACCGCGATCGACGCGGCGATGGTTGAGGGCTGGGTGAACGAAGGCATTGTCGAGTATCTCGGCACCACGGATGACGTGCGCCCCTTCATCGCGGCTGCTTCTTGTGTGGTTCTGCCCTCGTATCGCGAAGGTGCGCCGCGTACCTTGATCGAAGCGGCAGCCATGGCCCGCCCCGTCATCGCGACCGACGTGCCCGGATGCCGCGCGGTGCTTGAGCGCGACGTATCGGGTTTTCTGTGCGAGGCCCGCAGCAGCGCCAGCCTCGCCGAGGCGCTGGGGCGCTTCCTCGCTTTGACCCCGGACGCTCGCGCCGCGATGGGGCGTGCAGGCCACGACAAGATGGCGCGCGAGTTCGATCAGGCGCTCGTCATCCAGGCTTACCGCGAAACAATCGCCGCGCTGACGCGGCGCCGGAGCGTCTGA
- a CDS encoding polysaccharide deacetylase family protein: MTGTAIISLDCEGRWGVADHLTPEVASGLTDARLRQAYRDIIALLGRAEISATFAFVELFTRPASPETTRLVREYAEELPYLARAASGLAAGEEGWVGDWALDMAGRGQHEIAFHGATHVPWTDLSREQARREMELARPEHRQTMVFPRNEIAHLDVLAEFGCKAFRGARKYPSRAQSLLSEFDLAVPSQALPDRDVSRPAEIPSGVFINWMSGLRRLVPPAVTRRRARNLLADAARSGGVAHFWLHPENVATAPATLANLQAITEEIVRFRDAGTIRVETQLSALAD; the protein is encoded by the coding sequence ATGACCGGCACGGCCATCATATCGCTTGATTGCGAGGGGCGTTGGGGTGTCGCAGATCACCTGACGCCCGAGGTGGCATCAGGCCTGACCGACGCGAGATTGCGGCAGGCGTACCGCGATATCATCGCACTGCTCGGACGGGCCGAAATCAGCGCGACATTTGCCTTTGTGGAGCTCTTCACGCGGCCGGCATCGCCCGAAACCACCCGGCTGGTGCGGGAGTACGCTGAAGAACTGCCCTATCTGGCACGCGCCGCTTCTGGCCTCGCGGCGGGCGAAGAGGGTTGGGTTGGGGACTGGGCTCTGGACATGGCCGGTAGGGGCCAGCACGAGATTGCGTTCCACGGGGCCACCCACGTTCCGTGGACAGACCTTTCGCGCGAACAGGCGCGGCGGGAGATGGAACTGGCGCGGCCAGAGCATCGGCAGACCATGGTGTTTCCGCGAAACGAAATCGCGCATCTCGATGTGCTGGCCGAGTTTGGCTGCAAGGCGTTCCGGGGCGCGCGCAAATATCCGAGCCGCGCGCAATCACTCCTGTCCGAGTTTGATCTTGCGGTCCCTTCCCAAGCACTGCCGGATCGGGATGTATCCCGGCCAGCCGAAATCCCGTCGGGCGTTTTCATCAACTGGATGAGCGGACTGCGGAGGCTGGTGCCGCCTGCGGTGACGCGGCGGCGCGCCCGCAATCTTCTGGCTGATGCAGCCCGTTCCGGCGGCGTGGCGCATTTCTGGCTGCATCCGGAAAACGTGGCGACCGCGCCCGCGACCTTGGCGAACCTTCAGGCGATCACCGAGGAAATCGTGCGCTTCAGAGACGCAGGAACAATACGCGTCGAAACGCAGCTTTCGGCCTTGGCCGATTAG
- a CDS encoding sugar transferase — MTSISVEGSSALIPDSEDGAARIDLDQPPFWPVDEDAAADSTAPDPDAEPDEGSEDGWQSLDYTTVPTHRRAALLKRFELPLLLAVGLGPALLLWSVMDRVFFADAFVETTSALVSSIVLSWYILFQLKDHANARHLSYVLPVNLVVFAGVLATVALLRVPYSGSYFTVGAVFAVAGSFLSAVYARRLVKPHLIVAGGRAAEITLNSQYLPAPSLDDLGRLIETGWREWAIVADLHYPHSERAERLFAQAALAGIPVYHFRQIAEMQSGQVKISHLSENDLGSLIPNISYTSVKRATDIIGALILIPICVPLFAMIALLIRLDSAGSAFFIQERMGYQGRTFRMIKFRTMRERRRSQGTIENREDAMTRCDDDRITRIGRLLRKTRIDELPQVFNVLRGEMSFIGPRPEACSLSAWYEAELPFYPYRHIVRPGITGWAQVNQGHVTDVSDVLEKLRFDFYYIKNISLWLDLLVALKTLRVIVHGIGAR, encoded by the coding sequence ATGACGAGTATCTCCGTGGAAGGCTCATCGGCACTCATCCCTGATTCGGAAGACGGGGCGGCGCGGATCGATCTGGATCAGCCTCCGTTCTGGCCCGTGGATGAAGATGCCGCCGCCGACAGCACGGCTCCGGACCCCGATGCGGAGCCGGACGAAGGCTCCGAAGATGGCTGGCAAAGCCTCGATTACACGACCGTTCCGACGCATCGCCGCGCGGCATTGTTGAAGCGCTTTGAACTGCCGCTTTTGCTGGCGGTCGGCCTGGGGCCGGCGCTGTTGCTCTGGTCGGTCATGGACCGCGTTTTCTTTGCCGATGCCTTCGTGGAAACGACCTCGGCGCTGGTCTCCTCGATTGTGCTTTCGTGGTATATCCTGTTCCAGCTCAAGGACCACGCAAACGCGCGGCACCTGTCATATGTCTTGCCGGTCAATCTGGTCGTTTTCGCCGGTGTGCTTGCCACTGTGGCGCTGTTGCGGGTTCCCTATTCCGGGTCCTACTTCACGGTCGGCGCCGTTTTTGCGGTGGCGGGAAGCTTCCTGTCCGCAGTCTACGCACGCCGGTTGGTCAAGCCGCATCTCATCGTTGCCGGTGGCAGAGCCGCCGAAATCACGCTCAACAGCCAGTACCTCCCCGCGCCGTCGCTCGATGACCTCGGGCGATTGATCGAGACAGGATGGCGGGAGTGGGCGATTGTCGCCGACTTGCACTACCCGCATTCGGAACGCGCCGAGCGATTGTTCGCACAGGCCGCACTGGCGGGAATTCCGGTGTACCACTTCCGGCAGATTGCCGAGATGCAATCCGGACAGGTCAAGATTTCGCACCTCAGCGAGAATGATCTCGGATCGCTGATCCCGAACATTTCCTACACCTCGGTCAAGCGGGCGACCGATATCATCGGCGCGCTGATCCTCATCCCGATTTGCGTCCCGTTGTTTGCAATGATCGCCCTGCTCATCCGGCTCGATTCAGCCGGCAGCGCGTTCTTCATTCAGGAGCGGATGGGCTATCAGGGTCGGACCTTCAGGATGATCAAGTTCCGCACCATGCGTGAACGGCGCCGGAGCCAGGGAACGATCGAGAACCGCGAAGACGCGATGACCCGCTGCGACGATGATCGCATCACCCGGATCGGACGACTGCTGCGCAAGACGCGGATTGACGAGTTGCCCCAGGTCTTCAACGTCCTGCGCGGCGAGATGAGCTTTATCGGCCCGCGGCCCGAAGCCTGTTCGCTTTCCGCGTGGTATGAGGCCGAACTGCCGTTCTATCCCTACCGGCATATTGTCCGGCCGGGCATCACCGGTTGGGCACAGGTAAACCAGGGTCACGTAACAGACGTATCCGACGTACTCGAAAAGCTGCGCTTCGATTTTTACTACATCAAGAACATCTCGCTGTGGCTCGATCTTCTCGTGGCGCTGAAAACGCTACGAGTGATCGTACACGGTATCGGCGCAAGGTAG